In the genome of Populus alba chromosome 11, ASM523922v2, whole genome shotgun sequence, one region contains:
- the LOC118039690 gene encoding uncharacterized protein: MANNKAGDENSIGGDHGVEALWAEVEETRQQVAQIREMLAAGINLNANNRPPVNRTRAEGIARGQPVDRRCNPAPHIQPDSEDDSDEEDDMGYGLPPPARRPREQDDYRLKADLPSFNGNLRIEDFLDWVTEVERFFEMMEIPEEKMVRFVAFRLKGGAAVWWDQLQKNRQRQGKALIRTWRRMKQLMIGRFLPPDYEQYLFQLLQDCSQGSRSVFDYTAEFSRFLERNNLNKTEGQRVARYMNGLKSSLRDKIGLQVVWTVEEAHNLALKAELMERRGGASGFRRNNPEPSFNTRDKGGNSSQAGVLNQNREGGSNSSQAAQGNKNIPRNPNQNTNMNLNPNPYARPAPGVCYRCRKPGHLSNTCPDHRRPVNWIKGEEGDPEATGDDAGANDCYEGAEFAEEDGERINCVVQRILYTPRQEDAGQRNNIFRSYCTVSQKVCDLIVDSGSCENFVARGLVDHLKLPTEKQPTPYTIGWIKKGPTVKVTEICRVPISIGKIYKDEVVCDVIDMDASHVLLGRPWQYDVDITYKGWDNTYLFTWGSHKIAMAPYKRKALYGKASEVEKQSFFTVSRSETEFVADIKGAPEFYALVVKALVVEGEVEASVTVPDRLKPLLDQFRDITSEELLNNLPPMRDVQHHIDLIPGASLPNLPHYRMSPKENEVLREKIEELLQKGFIRESMSPCAVPVLLTPKKDGSWRMCVDSRAINKITVKYRFPIPRLDDMLDQLEGSKLFSKIDLRSGYHQIRVRPGDEWKIAFKSKDGLYEWMVMPFGLSNAPNTFMRVMNQVLRPFVGKFVVVYFDDILIYSKTTDEHVEQLRDVLAVLQENQLFLNLKKCSFMTDSLLFLGYVVSSEGIHVDEDKVRAIREWPAPKTVGEVRSFHGLATFYRRFI, encoded by the coding sequence ATGGCAAATAACAAAGCAGGAGACGAAAACTCTATTGGGGGAGACCATGGAGTAGAGGCCTTGTGGGCGGAAGTGGAGGAGACGCGGCAACAAGTAGCGCAGATTCGGGAGATGCTTGCTGCCGGGATTAACCTCAACGCCAATAACAGGCCACCAGTTAATAGGACTCGTGCCGAAGGGATTGCCAGAGGCCAACCTGTTGATAGAAGATGTAATCCAGCACCTCACATCCAACCTGACAGCGAGGATGATTCAGACGAAGAAGATGACATGGGATACGGTTTACCTCCACCTGCGAGACGTCCGAGGGAGCAAGACGATTATCGCTTGAAAGCAGACCTGCCCAGTTTCAATGGGAATCTGCGGATTGAAGATTTTCTTGATTGGGTTACCGAGGTGGAGCGATTCTTTGAGATGATGGAGATACCAGAAGAAAAGATGGTGAGGTTTGTAGCCTTCCGATTGAAGGGAGGGGCTGCAGTATGGTGGGATCAACTACagaaaaatcggcagcgacaaGGAAAGGCGCTTATAAGGACTTGGCGTAGGATGAAGCAACTGATGATAGGGAGGTTTCTGCCACCAGATTATGAACAATATCTGTTTCAATTACTTCAAGACTGCTCACAAGGATCCAGATCCGTGTTTGATTACACTGCGGAGTTCTCTAGATTCTTGGAGCGAAACAATCTGAACAAGACGGAGGGGCAGCGTGTAGCCAGGTATATGAATGGATTGAAATCGTCATTACGAGATAAGATTGGGTTGCAGGTGGTTTGGACTGTGGAGGAAGCTCATAATCTGGCATTGAAGGCTGAACTGATGGAGCGAAGAGGGGGAGCCTCAGGATTTCGCCGAAACAATCCAGAACCTTCGTTTAATACCAGAGACAAGGGTGGCAACAGCAGCCAAGCAGGCGTGTTGAATCAGAACAGAGAAGGGGGCAGCAACAGCAGCCAAGCAGCCCAAGGCAACAAGAATATACCCAGAAATCCAAATCAAAACACGAACATGAACTTGAATCCCAACCCTTACGCTAGACCTGCACCTGGAGTCTGTTATCGCTGTCGGAAACCTGGACATCTCTCTAACACTTGTCCAGATCATCGCAGACCTGTCAACTGGATCAAAGGAGAAGAAGGGGATCCAGAGGCTACTGGAGATGATGCAGGGGCGAATGACTGCTATGAAGGGGCAGAATTCGCTGAGGAGGACGGGGAACGAATCAACTGTGTCGTGCAGCGAATATTATACACTCCAAGGCAAGAGGATGCTGGACAACGAAATAATATCTTCCGCTCATACTGCACCGTGAGCCAGAAGGTGTGCGACTTAATTGTGGATAGCGGAAGTTGCGAGAACTTCGTTGCAAGGGGCCTCGTTGATCACCTAAAGCTACCAACCGAGAAGCAACCGACTCCATACACTATCGGCTGGATCAAGAAAGGACCCACGGTGAAGGTAACTGAAATCTGTCGCGTCCCTATTTCcattggaaaaatatataaagatgaaGTAGTTTGCGATGTGATTGATATGGATGCTAGTCATGTATTGTTGGGTCGTCCGTGGCAGTATGATGTTGATATTACCTATAAGGGGTGGGATAATACTTATTTGTTCACGTGGGGGTCACATAAAATTGCTATGGCTCCTTACAAAAGGAAGGCATTGTATGGTAAGGCTTCTGAAGTGGAGAAGCAGTCGTTTTTTACAGTGTCCAGATCGGAGACAGAGTTTGTGGCAGACATAAAGGGTGCGCCAGAGTTTTATGCGCTCGTAGTGAAGGCCCTAGTGGTGGAAGGGGAAGTTGAGGCTTCGGTGACAGTCCCTGACAGGTTGAAACCATTGTTAGATCAGTTTAGGGATATCACTTCCGAAGAGTTGCTGAATAATCTGCCGCCCATGAGGGATGTTCAGCACCATATAGACCTCATACCAGGGGCTAGCTTGCCAAATCTGCCTCATTATCGGATGAGTCCGAAAGAGAACGAGGTCTTGCGTGAGAAAATTGAAGAGTTGTTGCAGAAGGGTTTTATCCGCGAAAGCATGAGTCCATGCGCGGTTCCTGTGTTATTAACGCCAAAGAAAGATGGGAGTTGGCGTATGTGTGTGGACAGCCGAGCTATCAATAAGATAACCGTCAAGTATCGCTTCCCAATTCCCCGCCTAGATGACATGCTGGATCAGCTTGAGGGCtcgaaattattttcaaaaattgacCTCCGCAGTGGATACCACCAGATTCGGGTCAGACCAGGGGACGAGTGGAAGATAGCATTCAAAAGCAAAGACGGGTTATATGAGTGGATGGTTATGCCATTTGGGTTATCAAACGCGCCCAACACTTTTATGCGCGTGATGAATCAGGTATTGAGGCCTTTTGTGGGGAAATTTGTTGTCGTTTATTTCGACGATATCCTTATCTATAGTAAGACAACGGATGAGCATGTGGAGCAGTTACGGGATGTGTTGGCAGTGCTACAAGAGAACCAGCTATTCCTTAATCTGAAAAAGTGCAGCTTTATGACTGATAGCTTGTTGTTTCTGGGTTATGTGGTAAGTTCAGAGGGGATTCATGTGGATGAAGACAAGGTCCGAGCAATTAGAGAATGGCCTGCACCAAAGACCGTGGGTGAAGTTCGGAGCTTCCACGGATTAGCCACTTTCTACCGCCGATTCATTTGA